The following coding sequences lie in one Synechococcus sp. PCC 7336 genomic window:
- a CDS encoding helix-turn-helix domain-containing protein — MAKHIEVEVSSGNVFADLELPDADELLFKAQIVARICDLIEARNLTQQQAAESLGTQQPKVSELMRGRLDGFSTDRLFRFLNALDQDVEIVIKQKPHANSVAGVHVS; from the coding sequence ATGGCTAAACATATCGAGGTTGAAGTCAGTAGTGGCAATGTCTTTGCCGATTTAGAACTTCCTGATGCCGATGAACTTCTGTTCAAAGCACAGATTGTCGCCCGGATCTGCGATTTGATCGAAGCTCGCAACCTTACCCAGCAGCAGGCGGCCGAGTCGCTCGGAACCCAACAGCCCAAGGTATCAGAGCTGATGAGAGGCAGGCTGGATGGATTCTCCACCGATCGCCTATTTCGGTTTCTCAATGCGCTCGATCAGGACGTTGAAATCGTCATCAAGCAAAAGCCTCATGCAAATTCCGTAGCAGGTGTCCATGTGTCTTAG
- the ggt gene encoding gamma-glutamyltransferase, whose amino-acid sequence MAQHLKHNFRIVAVAIALAIASPLGDSIIVHSIALAASVRPVRGEGGMVVSAHPLATDAGVEMLEQGGNAVDAAVATALAISVVEPFSAGIGGGGFLLYYDAASGDIEALDFRERAPQAAFRDLYLDADGEVIPRASLDGHLAVGVPGTVAGLAEVHERYGVLPWEVVVAPAIALAEGGFPVHRRFVSAIDRRQETLWQNPAAVEVFANRGEPYAVGDIWVQPDLAETLKAIAADPDRFYEGEIAAAIAADMAANGGLIGIEDLAAYRPIWREPLCGKFREAQVCSMPPPSSGGVHLLQMLNMLGDTELAAAGWHDADVLHLMVESMRIAYADRATYLGDPDFVEVPVTALTSPDYAAERLAEIDRTRARPSEEVQAADAETIARLSESEDTSHLTVVDGDRNAVSLTFTVNGTFGAAVVAEGTGILLNNEMDDFAAAPGVPNLFGLVGSDANAIAPGKTPLSSMSPTIVLQDGELRLATGSPGGSTIITTVLQIVLNVLAYGMDAGEAISAPRLHHQWWPDRLIVEQWGFDAATLADLEARGHESSFRAGWGNANAIAVTPDGSLEGAADPRQDGTARATR is encoded by the coding sequence GTGGCTCAGCATCTCAAACATAATTTCAGGATTGTGGCTGTGGCGATCGCCCTGGCGATTGCGAGCCCCCTCGGCGACTCAATTATTGTTCACTCAATTGCTCTGGCTGCCTCTGTCAGACCAGTGCGGGGAGAAGGCGGCATGGTGGTGTCGGCCCATCCGCTGGCCACCGATGCGGGGGTGGAGATGTTGGAGCAGGGGGGCAATGCAGTCGATGCAGCGGTAGCGACGGCACTGGCTATTTCTGTGGTGGAGCCATTCTCGGCAGGAATTGGGGGCGGCGGCTTTTTGCTGTACTACGATGCGGCAAGCGGAGATATCGAGGCGCTAGATTTTCGCGAACGGGCTCCGCAGGCAGCGTTTCGAGACTTGTATTTAGACGCGGATGGCGAGGTGATTCCCCGCGCCAGTTTGGATGGCCACTTGGCGGTGGGGGTGCCGGGGACAGTGGCGGGATTGGCAGAAGTTCACGAGCGCTACGGAGTGCTGCCTTGGGAAGTGGTGGTGGCTCCGGCGATCGCCCTAGCTGAAGGGGGTTTCCCCGTTCACAGGCGGTTTGTCAGTGCGATCGATCGCCGTCAAGAGACGCTCTGGCAGAACCCCGCAGCGGTGGAGGTGTTTGCGAATCGGGGGGAGCCGTATGCAGTGGGAGACATCTGGGTGCAGCCGGATCTGGCGGAGACGTTAAAGGCGATCGCGGCAGACCCCGATCGCTTTTACGAGGGGGAGATTGCGGCGGCGATCGCGGCCGATATGGCGGCCAATGGCGGCCTGATTGGGATAGAAGATTTAGCAGCGTACCGACCCATTTGGCGGGAACCCCTGTGCGGCAAGTTCCGCGAGGCGCAAGTGTGTTCTATGCCGCCCCCCTCTTCGGGTGGAGTTCACCTGCTGCAAATGCTGAATATGCTGGGGGACACCGAGCTAGCGGCGGCGGGCTGGCACGATGCGGATGTCTTGCATCTAATGGTGGAGTCGATGCGGATTGCCTACGCCGATCGCGCCACTTACTTGGGCGATCCCGATTTTGTCGAGGTCCCCGTCACCGCCCTCACCAGTCCCGACTATGCCGCCGAGCGCCTCGCCGAGATCGACCGGACTCGCGCCCGTCCGTCTGAAGAGGTGCAGGCGGCGGATGCGGAAACGATCGCGCGGTTGAGCGAGTCGGAAGACACCAGTCATTTAACCGTGGTGGATGGCGATCGCAATGCTGTCAGCCTCACCTTTACCGTCAACGGCACCTTCGGAGCAGCGGTGGTGGCTGAGGGAACCGGGATTTTGCTCAATAACGAGATGGATGATTTTGCCGCAGCTCCGGGGGTCCCCAACCTGTTCGGGTTAGTGGGCAGCGACGCGAACGCGATCGCTCCAGGCAAAACGCCGCTCTCCAGCATGAGTCCGACGATTGTGTTGCAAGATGGCGAACTCCGTCTCGCCACGGGATCTCCGGGGGGCAGCACCATCATCACCACCGTTTTGCAAATTGTGCTGAATGTCTTGGCCTACGGCATGGATGCAGGGGAAGCCATCTCAGCTCCTCGCTTGCACCATCAGTGGTGGCCCGATCGCCTGATAGTAGAGCAATGGGGGTTTGACGCGGCCACCTTAGCGGATTTAGAAGCGCGCGGTCACGAATCGAGCTTTCGTGCGGGCTGGGGGAATGCCAACGCGATCGCAGTCACCCCTGACGGTAGCTTGGAGGGAGCGGCGGACCCTCGCCAGGATGGGACGGCTCGGGCAACCCGTTGA
- a CDS encoding LptA/OstA family protein translates to MGWARLARRRAIAAAISLGNVLLVGELAIAQSQISIVADDVEYDDRGAIVRASGNFAIRQGRAEAMGPLGSYNNLTGQSIFTDGVTLSAGAQRFEAQRLEGNHRDELFLLEGNVVYRPNATLTVLTSAAIYDATADRVMLSGPIELVHPQWRATAERVEVTAETIALSGNVQVVLGDRDPQADEVQQWSRLEIHRRTQVTQFIE, encoded by the coding sequence ATGGGTTGGGCTCGATTGGCTAGAAGAAGAGCGATCGCTGCTGCCATCTCGCTCGGCAATGTTCTCCTGGTGGGGGAATTGGCGATCGCCCAATCGCAAATATCGATTGTTGCCGATGATGTCGAGTATGACGATCGGGGCGCGATCGTGCGAGCCAGCGGCAATTTTGCCATCCGCCAGGGTCGAGCAGAGGCGATGGGACCGCTCGGAAGCTATAACAATCTGACGGGACAGAGCATTTTCACCGATGGGGTGACCTTGTCCGCAGGCGCACAACGGTTTGAGGCGCAGCGGCTGGAGGGAAACCATCGGGATGAACTGTTTTTGCTAGAAGGCAACGTGGTCTATCGACCAAACGCCACGCTGACAGTGCTGACAAGTGCTGCGATTTACGATGCCACAGCGGATCGGGTGATGTTGAGCGGACCGATTGAGCTAGTGCATCCTCAGTGGCGGGCGACGGCCGAGCGGGTGGAGGTAACGGCAGAGACGATCGCGCTCTCGGGAAACGTGCAGGTGGTATTGGGCGATCGAGATCCGCAAGCGGACGAGGTGCAGCAATGGAGTCGCCTGGAGATTCATCGGCGCACGCAGGTGACGCAGTTTATTGAATAG
- a CDS encoding acyl carrier protein produces MSATLESVRKIVAEQLGVEEGTIEPGSHFQNDLGADSLDTVELVMAFEEEFDLEIPDEEAEKIATVGDAVSYIETTNKS; encoded by the coding sequence ATGTCAGCCACTTTAGAAAGCGTTCGCAAGATCGTTGCCGAGCAACTCGGAGTTGAAGAAGGGACGATCGAACCCGGATCTCATTTCCAAAACGATCTCGGTGCCGATAGTTTAGACACCGTAGAGTTGGTCATGGCTTTTGAAGAAGAATTCGATCTCGAAATTCCCGACGAAGAAGCCGAAAAGATTGCAACTGTTGGGGATGCTGTCAGTTATATCGAGACCACTAATAAGTCTTAG
- a CDS encoding ABC transporter permease, with amino-acid sequence MPGLFSLEFWQETFALTRRWFIQLKRRPTTFLVGVIQPLLWLLLFGSLFQNAPQGLFGETTSYMQFLGAGVIVFTAYGGALNAGVPVLFDREFGFLNRLLVAPLASRFSIVLASAFFIVSMALVQTGVIVGASYVLGAGIPNTVGLAIMTAIVSLLVLGFTALSLGLAFAMPGHAELLALIFLINLPLIFSSTALAPLSFMPAWLKWVASLNPLTHAIEPIRYIYTHSDWAWSSIVLNAPWGGLSLAGSLVALLVFVGISVKLVQGSLSKVLA; translated from the coding sequence CTGCCCGGCTTATTTTCGCTCGAATTTTGGCAAGAGACCTTTGCCCTCACCCGCCGCTGGTTTATCCAACTCAAGCGCCGTCCCACCACCTTCTTGGTGGGGGTGATTCAACCGCTGCTGTGGCTGTTGTTATTCGGCTCGCTGTTCCAAAATGCTCCCCAAGGTCTGTTTGGCGAAACCACTAGCTACATGCAATTTCTCGGGGCGGGCGTGATTGTGTTTACCGCTTACGGCGGTGCCTTAAACGCTGGCGTACCGGTTCTGTTCGATCGCGAGTTCGGCTTTCTCAATCGCCTGCTGGTGGCTCCCCTCGCCTCCCGCTTCTCGATTGTGTTGGCCTCGGCCTTTTTCATTGTCAGCATGGCGCTAGTACAAACGGGCGTGATTGTGGGGGCCAGCTACGTCTTGGGGGCTGGCATTCCCAATACGGTGGGGCTTGCCATCATGACGGCGATCGTTTCCTTACTGGTCTTGGGCTTTACCGCCCTCAGCCTCGGCTTAGCCTTTGCCATGCCCGGTCACGCAGAACTGTTGGCTTTGATTTTCCTGATCAACCTGCCGCTCATTTTCTCCAGCACTGCCTTGGCTCCCCTCTCGTTTATGCCCGCTTGGCTGAAATGGGTGGCCAGCCTCAATCCTCTCACCCACGCGATCGAACCTATCCGCTATATCTACACCCACAGCGATTGGGCCTGGTCCAGCATCGTGCTGAATGCTCCTTGGGGTGGATTGTCTTTGGCGGGTTCCCTCGTCGCCCTGCTCGTGTTTGTGGGGATTTCCGTCAAGCTGGTGCAGGGCTCCCTGAGCAAGGTTCTGGCCTAA
- the glgP gene encoding alpha-glucan family phosphorylase, with protein MKALRTFRIAPYLPQPLEALRELAYNLHFSWNVETRRLFRRMQPQLWETSQHNPVQLLGQIDQARLDELAGDEGFLAHMERASQQLHTYLAAPTWYQKHRQDGAVEGECFAYFSAEFGLADCLPIYSGGLGILAGDHLKSASDLGLPLVGVGLLYQKGYFRQYLNPDGWQQERYPVNDFYNMPLELEHNPDGSELRIRVDYPNRPVYARIWRVRVGRISLYLLDTNIDVNSQYDQNITDELYGGDKDLRIHQEIMLGIGGIAALRALGISPTLFHMNEGHSAFLGLERIRLLMAEKGLNFTTAFQVAKSSQIFTTHTPVPAGIDLFPPDKIDYYLGRYYKSFGLSREQFMGLGRENTGDFQAPFSMAVLAINTASFVNGVSKLHSHVSREMFGSLWQSLPSEEVPIVAVTNGIHSPTWLGTDNQELLDRYLGPHWFEAPPSDPLWQKVDTIPDEELWRTHDRCRADLVHFARQRLHRQWEARGASPLKLERALEVLNPNALTIGFARRFATYKRATLLLRDRDRLAKLLTDKDRPVQFIFAGKAHPKDDPGKELIREIVHFSREEGVRNRIVFIEDYDMFVASLMVVGADVWLNTPLRPREASGTSGMKAAANGLLNLSILDGWWAEADYYNTGWPIGRGEDYFDRDYQDRVESTAIYDLLEHEIVPQFYNRDSDGLPRQWIRRMKHSMRLNLPQFSTERMVQNYAEQAYFPISGYYDRMRADDCAAAQALVEWQDRLLMHWYHIEIDRVEVKPVGEQAAELPLQEQLDESGAIVAAAPVLSMGQPIEVTAYLHLGQLLSTDVQVELYSGSVDEASEIAGGTAQAMEFAGMEGVLAIYRGKVHYSRSGLQGLALRLLPHHPDLHDRLELRLIRWAE; from the coding sequence ATGAAAGCGCTGCGCACCTTTCGAATTGCCCCCTACTTGCCCCAGCCACTCGAAGCCTTACGAGAGCTGGCCTATAACCTGCACTTCAGTTGGAACGTCGAGACCCGTCGCCTGTTCCGCCGCATGCAGCCTCAGTTGTGGGAGACCAGTCAGCACAACCCCGTTCAGCTATTGGGGCAAATCGACCAAGCGCGGCTAGATGAATTGGCTGGCGATGAAGGATTTTTGGCCCACATGGAGCGGGCCAGCCAACAGCTCCACACCTATCTCGCAGCCCCCACTTGGTACCAAAAGCACCGTCAAGATGGTGCAGTCGAAGGGGAATGCTTTGCCTACTTCTCGGCCGAATTTGGCTTGGCCGACTGCTTGCCGATTTATTCGGGGGGCTTGGGGATTTTAGCGGGAGATCACCTCAAGTCAGCTAGCGATTTGGGCTTGCCGTTGGTGGGGGTGGGTTTGCTCTATCAAAAAGGGTATTTTCGTCAGTATCTCAACCCCGACGGATGGCAGCAGGAACGCTACCCCGTCAACGACTTCTACAACATGCCGCTAGAACTGGAGCACAACCCCGACGGCTCGGAGCTGCGCATTCGGGTGGACTATCCCAACCGCCCCGTCTACGCTCGCATTTGGCGCGTGCGGGTGGGTCGCATTTCGCTGTACCTGCTCGACACCAATATCGATGTCAACAGTCAATACGACCAGAACATTACGGACGAACTCTACGGCGGCGACAAAGATCTGCGCATCCACCAAGAAATCATGCTGGGGATTGGAGGCATTGCGGCACTGCGCGCCCTCGGAATTTCTCCCACCCTCTTCCACATGAATGAAGGGCATTCGGCCTTTTTGGGACTAGAGCGGATTCGCCTGTTAATGGCAGAAAAAGGTCTGAATTTTACGACGGCCTTTCAGGTGGCTAAGTCCAGCCAGATTTTTACCACCCACACGCCAGTCCCTGCCGGGATTGACTTGTTTCCCCCCGACAAAATCGATTATTACCTCGGCCGCTACTACAAGAGTTTTGGACTGTCGCGCGAGCAGTTTATGGGGTTGGGACGAGAAAATACGGGAGATTTCCAGGCCCCCTTCAGTATGGCGGTGCTGGCCATTAATACTGCTAGTTTTGTCAACGGTGTCAGCAAGTTACACAGCCACGTATCGCGGGAAATGTTTGGCAGCCTGTGGCAGAGCTTGCCTTCAGAGGAAGTTCCCATCGTGGCTGTGACCAACGGCATTCACAGCCCCACTTGGCTGGGGACAGATAACCAGGAACTGCTCGATCGCTACCTCGGTCCCCATTGGTTCGAAGCCCCGCCATCCGATCCTCTCTGGCAAAAGGTGGATACCATCCCCGATGAAGAGCTGTGGCGCACCCACGATCGCTGTCGGGCCGATTTGGTCCACTTCGCCCGCCAGCGGCTGCACCGCCAATGGGAGGCTCGGGGGGCATCCCCATTGAAGTTAGAACGGGCCTTGGAAGTGCTCAATCCGAATGCTCTGACGATTGGGTTTGCGCGACGGTTTGCCACCTACAAGCGGGCCACCTTGCTGCTGCGCGATCGCGATCGTCTCGCCAAGCTGCTGACCGATAAAGATCGCCCCGTGCAGTTCATCTTCGCTGGCAAAGCCCATCCCAAAGACGATCCCGGCAAGGAACTGATCCGCGAAATCGTACATTTTTCCCGCGAGGAAGGCGTGCGCAATCGGATTGTCTTTATCGAAGACTACGACATGTTTGTGGCCAGTCTGATGGTGGTGGGGGCAGATGTGTGGCTGAACACCCCTCTGCGCCCGCGCGAGGCATCGGGCACCAGCGGCATGAAAGCAGCAGCCAATGGCTTGCTCAACCTGAGTATTTTAGATGGCTGGTGGGCAGAAGCCGATTATTACAACACTGGCTGGCCGATTGGCCGAGGGGAAGATTATTTCGATCGCGACTACCAAGATCGAGTCGAGTCCACAGCTATCTATGACTTACTGGAGCACGAGATCGTGCCGCAGTTTTACAACCGGGATAGCGACGGCTTGCCCCGACAGTGGATTCGTCGCATGAAACACTCCATGCGTCTGAACTTGCCGCAGTTCAGTACAGAAAGAATGGTGCAAAACTATGCCGAGCAAGCCTATTTTCCCATTAGCGGCTACTACGATCGCATGCGCGCCGACGACTGTGCTGCGGCCCAGGCTTTAGTGGAGTGGCAGGATCGACTGTTGATGCACTGGTATCACATCGAGATCGATCGGGTTGAGGTGAAGCCTGTTGGCGAACAAGCCGCAGAGCTTCCCCTGCAAGAACAATTGGACGAGTCAGGGGCGATCGTGGCAGCAGCGCCGGTGCTATCGATGGGACAGCCGATTGAGGTGACTGCCTATTTGCATTTGGGGCAACTGCTATCCACTGACGTACAGGTGGAACTCTATAGCGGCAGCGTGGACGAGGCGAGCGAGATTGCTGGCGGAACGGCCCAAGCGATGGAGTTTGCGGGGATGGAGGGAGTGCTGGCGATCTATCGCGGTAAGGTTCACTATTCCCGCAGTGGCTTGCAAGGACTTGCCTTGCGGCTGCTTCCCCACCATCCCGATCTGCACGATCGTCTAGAGTTACGCTTGATTCGCTGGGCGGAGTAA
- a CDS encoding type II toxin-antitoxin system RelE/ParE family toxin, which produces MDNIKTIKSLSWMGNSRKSLKEFPREVQQVLGFSLYRAQLGSKPLQAKPLKGFSDSGVLEIVEDRDGDTYRAIYTVRFAERIYVLHAFQKKSKQGIKPPKSDIDLIKQRLKAAESDYRERKRAEGD; this is translated from the coding sequence ATGGATAACATCAAAACCATCAAGTCGCTCAGTTGGATGGGGAATTCCCGTAAATCGCTCAAGGAATTCCCACGCGAGGTGCAGCAGGTTCTAGGGTTTTCCCTCTACCGGGCACAGCTTGGCAGCAAGCCCCTCCAGGCTAAGCCGCTCAAAGGGTTTTCTGACTCCGGCGTACTGGAAATTGTTGAAGACCGCGATGGTGACACCTATCGAGCTATTTACACGGTTCGATTTGCAGAAAGAATTTATGTTCTCCATGCCTTCCAGAAAAAGTCAAAGCAAGGCATTAAACCCCCCAAGTCGGACATCGATTTAATCAAACAGCGACTGAAGGCTGCCGAATCAGACTATCGAGAGAGAAAACGAGCAGAAGGAGACTAA
- the fabF gene encoding beta-ketoacyl-ACP synthase II, which yields MSANRTIELKRVAITGLGAVTPIGNTTEAYWQGLMAGRSGVGPITHFDASRHGCQIAAEVKDFDPSLYLDRKEIKRNDRFVHFAIAATEQAMADSGLPISEVNAEQVGVIIGTGIGGIKVLEDQQEVNLTKGPGRCSPFMIPMMIANMAAGQVAIRVGAKGPSNCTVTACAAGANAIGEAFRIIQRGDAQAMITGGAEAAITPLSMAGFSNMKAMSTRNDEPDKASRPFDKDRDGFVMGEGSGVLVLEELEHAKARGAKIYAEIVGYGLTCDAYHITAPSEGGEGAARAMRLALKDGGLSTDSVDYINAHGTSTPANDKNETAAIKTVFGDRARAVAVSSTKSMTGHLLGGSGGIEAVATVLAIARDRVPPTLNHHNPGKGCDLDYVPHQSRALTVDIALSNSFGFGGHNVTLAFCKYTGD from the coding sequence ATGTCTGCGAACCGTACTATCGAGCTCAAGCGCGTGGCTATCACTGGCCTCGGTGCTGTCACTCCGATTGGCAATACCACTGAAGCCTACTGGCAAGGATTGATGGCCGGTCGCAGTGGCGTTGGTCCCATCACCCATTTCGATGCCTCCCGACACGGTTGTCAGATTGCGGCTGAAGTGAAGGACTTCGATCCGTCGCTATACCTCGATCGCAAAGAAATCAAGCGCAACGATCGGTTCGTCCATTTTGCGATCGCCGCTACCGAGCAAGCGATGGCAGACTCCGGCCTGCCCATTAGTGAAGTCAATGCCGAGCAGGTGGGAGTCATTATTGGCACTGGCATTGGCGGCATTAAGGTCCTAGAGGATCAGCAAGAAGTCAATCTCACCAAAGGGCCGGGGCGCTGCAGCCCCTTCATGATTCCGATGATGATTGCCAATATGGCGGCGGGACAGGTGGCGATTCGGGTAGGGGCAAAAGGTCCCAGTAACTGCACCGTTACTGCCTGTGCGGCAGGTGCCAATGCGATCGGCGAGGCTTTTCGCATCATCCAGCGGGGAGATGCTCAAGCCATGATTACCGGCGGGGCAGAAGCCGCCATTACCCCCCTATCGATGGCTGGCTTTTCCAATATGAAAGCCATGTCCACCCGCAATGACGAGCCCGATAAGGCCAGCCGCCCCTTCGACAAAGACCGAGATGGTTTTGTCATGGGAGAAGGCAGCGGCGTGTTAGTGCTGGAGGAATTGGAACACGCTAAGGCCCGCGGTGCGAAGATTTACGCCGAAATTGTCGGCTACGGCCTCACCTGCGATGCCTACCACATCACCGCGCCCTCAGAAGGAGGGGAAGGGGCCGCGCGAGCCATGCGACTGGCGCTCAAAGATGGCGGTCTCTCAACCGATTCGGTGGATTACATCAACGCCCACGGCACCAGTACCCCCGCCAACGATAAAAACGAAACGGCGGCCATCAAGACGGTATTTGGCGATCGCGCCCGTGCTGTCGCAGTCAGCTCCACCAAGTCCATGACCGGTCACCTTCTGGGCGGTTCTGGCGGCATCGAAGCCGTTGCTACGGTGCTCGCGATCGCCCGCGATCGCGTCCCCCCCACCCTCAACCACCACAACCCCGGCAAAGGTTGCGATCTCGACTACGTTCCCCACCAAAGCCGCGCCCTGACGGTTGACATTGCTCTGTCCAATTCCTTCGGCTTTGGCGGTCACAATGTCACCCTGGCTTTCTGTAAGTACACTGGCGATTGA
- a CDS encoding Uma2 family endonuclease has protein sequence MAITTQRFTLKDYLNYDDGTDISYELVNRELLPMTLGMGQHGEIADFINSNFRTEIERLGREWVSKQRVIGLQSPRGDRWDTVRIPDVVVLPAAQWRELQNREAVIRLDEPPPLLVVEVISESTQGVDYRAKRSEYSVLDIPEYWIVDPLAQKIAILTLAEGWYDATEFTGPHVVKSLTFPELTLTVEQLLTGDL, from the coding sequence ATGGCCATTACAACCCAGCGCTTCACCCTCAAAGACTATCTCAACTATGACGATGGCACTGACATCTCTTACGAACTCGTCAACAGAGAGCTCCTCCCAATGACCCTTGGCATGGGACAACATGGTGAAATCGCCGACTTTATCAACAGCAACTTTCGCACCGAGATCGAGCGTTTGGGTCGCGAGTGGGTCTCCAAGCAAAGGGTTATCGGCCTCCAATCCCCGAGAGGCGATCGATGGGATACTGTCCGAATTCCCGATGTCGTTGTCTTACCTGCAGCCCAGTGGCGGGAACTCCAGAACCGAGAAGCGGTTATCCGTCTCGACGAACCACCGCCGCTACTGGTTGTAGAAGTCATCAGCGAATCCACCCAAGGAGTTGACTATCGCGCTAAACGGTCTGAATACAGCGTTCTAGACATTCCCGAGTACTGGATTGTCGATCCCCTCGCGCAAAAGATCGCGATCCTTACCCTCGCTGAAGGCTGGTATGATGCCACCGAATTCACCGGCCCCCACGTCGTAAAATCCCTCACATTCCCCGAACTCACTCTCACCGTCGAGCAACTCTTAACCGGCGATCTTTGA
- a CDS encoding MOSC domain-containing protein yields MAVLDRISIFPIKSLDGVSLSQARVMPSGALEGDREFAIVDEAGKFVNGKRTARIHQLRSHFDLVRRRVTLRDSSASAGADAEPVTFELDGDRAHLCSWLSQFFGQSVRVVQSAAAGFPDDPVEAGPTIISTATLETAASWFDSLDANDMRQRFRANLELRETSAFWEDRLYAADGRGIPFQIGTVTLLGTNPCQRCIVPTRDARTGEAYPEFQRTFISQRKATLPAWVASQRFNHYYRLAVNTRLSDLGAEGVVRVGDRVAIAHSRAGSRSFLNP; encoded by the coding sequence GTGGCCGTTCTAGACCGAATTTCGATTTTCCCGATTAAGTCGTTAGATGGTGTTTCCCTATCGCAGGCCAGGGTTATGCCGTCTGGGGCGTTGGAAGGCGATCGCGAGTTCGCCATTGTGGACGAGGCGGGGAAGTTCGTCAATGGCAAGCGCACCGCTCGGATTCATCAGTTGCGATCGCACTTCGATCTGGTGCGGCGCAGGGTGACGCTGCGGGACAGTTCTGCCAGTGCTGGGGCGGATGCCGAACCCGTTACGTTTGAGTTGGATGGCGATCGCGCCCACCTGTGCAGTTGGCTGAGCCAGTTTTTCGGCCAATCCGTTCGGGTCGTGCAAAGTGCCGCAGCGGGCTTTCCAGACGACCCAGTTGAGGCAGGACCGACAATCATCTCCACCGCCACACTCGAAACCGCCGCCAGTTGGTTTGACAGTCTCGATGCCAATGACATGCGCCAGCGATTTCGCGCCAATCTCGAATTGAGGGAGACCTCTGCTTTTTGGGAGGATCGGCTGTATGCGGCTGACGGTCGGGGCATCCCCTTTCAGATCGGGACTGTTACCCTACTCGGCACCAATCCCTGCCAGCGTTGCATCGTCCCCACCCGCGACGCCCGCACGGGAGAAGCCTATCCCGAGTTTCAACGGACCTTTATCTCGCAGCGCAAGGCAACCTTGCCCGCTTGGGTAGCATCCCAGCGGTTTAACCACTACTACAGATTGGCGGTGAATACGCGGCTGTCTGACTTGGGGGCAGAGGGGGTTGTGCGAGTGGGCGATCGGGTGGCGATCGCCCACTCGAGGGCTGGAAGCCGGAGTTTTTTAAATCCGTAA
- a CDS encoding FAD-binding oxidoreductase — protein sequence MKCDVAIIGCGVVGAAIAYELSRQSLSVVTLDAGAPAGQATGAALGVMMAINTLQQHGPVVDLRLASLARFETVVADLESQLDYSLPVNRQGLLRLIAPDAWEKWLPAIAARQVANYDLHPLDAEGIARLQPAVQWQGRGLHSLGDRQIEPRAFVQALVRAAQQKGAQFFFNEPVLRLKSERGRVNALYTRHRTLSAGTTIVAAGLGSSQFNQQLGLDLPIAPVKGQALRIRPAAPLLYGPPITDGDVNIVPLADGTYWIGATVEFDASIQSPTLGGIQTLMQQAIQLLPVLQDAELIDAWAGIRPRPSGQRAPILGRSPLHQNVIIATGHYRNGVLLAPITAQVVKDLLIEGKTHACDLSAFSPRAASLE from the coding sequence ATGAAATGCGATGTCGCCATAATTGGCTGTGGTGTGGTGGGGGCGGCGATCGCTTACGAGTTGTCCCGCCAGTCGCTGTCAGTGGTGACGCTGGATGCGGGCGCCCCTGCCGGACAGGCAACTGGCGCGGCCTTGGGGGTGATGATGGCCATCAATACCCTGCAACAGCACGGCCCCGTCGTGGATCTGCGTCTAGCCAGCTTGGCCCGGTTCGAAACCGTGGTAGCCGATCTAGAATCGCAGTTAGACTATTCCCTGCCGGTCAATCGGCAGGGGTTGCTGCGCTTGATTGCTCCCGATGCTTGGGAGAAGTGGTTGCCCGCGATCGCTGCTCGGCAGGTGGCCAACTACGACCTCCATCCCTTAGATGCCGAAGGCATTGCTCGCCTGCAACCGGCGGTGCAGTGGCAGGGGCGAGGATTGCATTCCCTCGGCGATCGCCAGATCGAACCGCGCGCCTTCGTACAAGCTTTAGTGCGCGCTGCCCAGCAAAAGGGGGCTCAGTTTTTCTTTAACGAGCCTGTGCTGCGGCTTAAGTCAGAGCGCGGGCGGGTGAATGCGCTCTATACCCGCCATCGCACCCTCTCTGCGGGCACCACTATTGTGGCGGCGGGCCTGGGCAGTTCCCAGTTCAACCAGCAGTTAGGTCTGGATTTACCCATTGCCCCCGTCAAGGGTCAAGCGTTGCGCATTCGCCCCGCCGCCCCACTGCTCTACGGTCCTCCCATTACCGATGGCGACGTTAACATCGTGCCCCTGGCCGATGGCACCTATTGGATCGGAGCCACGGTGGAGTTCGACGCCTCAATCCAGTCCCCCACTTTAGGGGGAATTCAAACATTGATGCAGCAAGCAATCCAACTGCTGCCGGTGCTGCAAGATGCGGAATTGATTGACGCTTGGGCTGGGATTCGACCTCGGCCCTCCGGCCAGCGGGCTCCGATTTTAGGGCGATCGCCCCTGCACCAAAACGTTATCATCGCCACCGGCCACTATCGCAATGGCGTCTTACTGGCTCCGATTACTGCACAGGTGGTGAAAGATCTCTTGATTGAGGGGAAAACCCACGCCTGCGATCTTTCTGCCTTTTCCCCCCGCGCCGCGAGCTTGGAGTGA